One part of the Lotus japonicus ecotype B-129 chromosome 2, LjGifu_v1.2 genome encodes these proteins:
- the LOC130738252 gene encoding tripeptidyl-peptidase 2-like isoform X1 has product MPCSSFSTGGDNGGDNSGKKSDGSSLRNFKLNESTFLASLMPKKEIAADRFIDAHPTYDGRGALIAIFDSGVDPAADGLQITSDGKPKILDVIDCTGSGDVDTSKVVKADADGCISGASGASLVINTSWKNPSGEWHVGYKLVYELFTETLTSRLKKERKKKWDEKNQEDIARAVKQLNDFDKQHIKVDDAKLKRVREDLQNRLDLLRRLSESYDDKGPAIDAVVWHDGEVWRVALDTQSLEDDPDCGKLANFVPLTNYRIERKHGVFSKLDACTFVVNVYNDGNVLSVVTDCSPHATHVAGIASAFHPKEPSLNGVAPGAQLISCKIGDSRLGSMETGTGLTRALIAAVEHKCDLINMSYGEATLLPDYGRFIDLVNEAVNKHRLIFVSSAGNSGPGLSTVGAPGGTASSIIGVGAYVSPAMAAGAHCVVEPPSEGLEYTWSSRGPTADGDLGVCISAPGGAVAPVPTWTLQRRMLMNGTSMASPSACGGIALLISAMKAEGIAVSPYSVRKALENTSVPIGDLPEDKLSTGQGLMQVDKAFEYIQKCQNIPCVWYQININQSGKTNPSSRGIYLREPSACRQSTEWTVQVSPKFHEDASNFEELIPFEECIELQSTGETIVKVPDYLLLTHNGRTFNVVVDPSNLCDGLHYYEVYGIDCKAPWRGPLFRIPITITKAKAVTNQPPQVSFSNMLFQPGHIERRYIEVPHGASWAEATMKTSGFDTARRFYLDAVQMCPLQRPLKWESVATFPSPASKSFAFRVVSGQTLELVIAQFWSSGIGSHDTASVDFEVAFHGIKVNQEVILDGSEAPVRLDAETLLGSEELVPVAILNKIKVPYRPIDSKISALSTDRDKLPSGKQILALTLTYKIKLEDGAKVKPQIPLLNNRIYDTKFESQFFMISDSNKRVYSCGDVYPSSSNLPKGEYNLQLYLRHDNVQILEKMRHLVLFIERNLEEKDVIRLSFFSQPDGPLMGNGSFKSSMLFPGIKEGLYLGPPPKEKLPKNSPLGSVLVGAISYGKLSLADQGESKNPEKHPAACSITYIVPPNKVDEDKGKGSSLSSKKAVSDRIKEEVRDAKIKVLGSLKQETDEERVEWKELSALLKSEYPKHTPLLAKILEGLVSRSNIKDKIQHDEEVIDAANDVIDSIDCEELAKFFALKNDPEDEEAENIKKKFESARDQLAEALYQKGLALAEIESLKLADLTWCILSKDVDKFLALEAGTGGARKDVDNEQSTDDGSHPDSFEENFQELRKWVDVKSPKYGILLVTRERRSQRLGTALKVLCDIIQDDAEPAKKKFYELKLSLLDEIGWTHLATYERQWMLVRFPPSLPLF; this is encoded by the exons atgccttgctcttcCTTCAGTACTGGCGGCGATAACGGCGGCGATAACAGCGGCAAGAAAAGCGATGGTTCTTCTCTCCGTAATTTCAAGCTGAACGAGTCAACCTTCTTGGCTTCACTCATGCCGAAGAAAGAAATCGCCGCAGATCGATTCATCGACGCTCACCCTACCTACGATGGCCGCGGTGCTCTCATCGCTATCTTCG ATTCTGGTGTAGACCCGGCTGCGGATGGATTACAGATTACCTCGGACGGGAAACCGAAAATTCTTGATGTCATTGATTG caCCGGGAGCGGAGATGTTGATACCTCAAAGGTGGTGAAGGCTGATGCTGATGGTTGTATTAGTGGGGCATCTG GGGCATCTCTGGTTATCAATACTTCGTGGAAAAATCCTTCTGGTGAATGGCATGTGGGCTATAAATTGGTTTATGAGCTCTTTACAGAAACATTGACTTCTCGTTTGAAG aaagaaagaaagaaaaagtgggatGAGAAAAACCAGGAGGATATTGCAAGGGCTGTTAAACAGCTTAATGATTTTGATAAG CAACACATCAAGGTGGATGATGCGAAACTTAAAAGGGTTCGTGAAGATCTCCAGAATAGGCTTGATCTTCTGAGAAGGCTTTCTGAG AGCTATGATGATAAAGGGCCAGCTATAGATGCTGTTGTCTGGCATGACGGAGAGGTCTGGAGAGTTGCTCTTGACACACAAAGTCTTGAGGATGATCCTGATTGTGGGAAGCTTGCCAATTTTGTGCCTTTAACTAATTATAG GATTGAGAGGAAGCATGGCGTCTTCAGCAAATTAGATGCTTGTACATTTGTTGTTAATGTGTATAATGATGGAAATGTCTTAAGTGTTGTAACAGACTGTTCTCCCCATGCCACCCATGTTGCCGGTATAGCTAGTGCTTTCCACCCGAAG GAGCCCTCACTGAATGGAGTTGCACCTGGCGCACAATTAATATCTTGCAAAATTGGCGATTCTCGCTTAGGTTCAATGGAAACTGGAACTGGTTTGACTCGGGCACTGATAGCTGCTGTGGAG CATAAATGCGATCTTATCAACATGAGTTATGGTGAAGCAACATTACTGCCAGACTATGGACGCTTCATTGACCTAGTGAATGAA GCGGTGAACAAGCACCGTCTGATATTTGTGAGCAGTGCTGGTAATAGTGGGCCAGGATTGAGCACTGTCGGTGCACCCGGCGGTACAGCTTCGAGTATTATAGGAGTTGGTGCATATGTTTCTCCTGCTATGGCTGCTGGTGCTCATTGTGTTGTTGAACCTCCATCTGAGGGGCTTGAATACACATG GTCGAGCCGAGGACCAACAGCTGATGGAGACCTTGGTGTTTGTATAAGTGCTCCTGGTGGTGCTGTTGCTCCTGTTCCTACATGGACTCTTCAACGACGTATGCTGATGAATGGGACATCTATGGCATCACCTTCAGCCTGTGGAGGAATAGCATTGCTCATAAGTGCAATGAAG GCTGAAGGAATTGCTGTGAGTCCATATAGTGTGAGGAAGGCTCTTGAGAATACGTCAGTTCCCATAGGTGATTTACCTGAGGATAAGCTATCCACTGGACAAGGGCTTATGCAAGTTGACAA GGCTTTCGAATATATACAGAAGTGTCAAAATATTCCATGTGTTTGGTATCAAATAAACATCAATCAATCGGGAAAAACAA ATCCTTCATCAAGGGGCATCTACCTTAGAGAGCCTAGTGCTTGTCGACAATCGACTGAG TGGACAGTGCAAGTTAGTCCCAAATTTCATGAAGATGCCAGCAACTTTGAGGAATTGATTCCATTTGAGGAGTGCATTGAGTTACAATCTACTGGAGAGACCATTGTGAAGGTCCCTGACTATCTATTGCTTACTCATAATGGTCGCACCTTCAA TGTAGTTGTAGATCCTTCCAATCTATGTGATGGTCTTCATTATTATGAGGTCTATGGTATTGACTGCAAAGCTCCATGGCGTGGTCCTCTTTTCAGAATTCCAATTACCATAACAAAGGCCAAGGCTGTAACTAACCAGCCTCCACAAGTTTCATTTTCAAATATGTTATTTCAACCAG GCCATATAGAAAGGAGATACATAGAAGTGCCACATGGTGCGTCTTGGGCTGAAGCAACAATGAAAACATCAGGATTTGACACAGCTCGAAGATTTTATTTGGACGCTGTTCAG ATGTGCCCATTGCAAAGACCTTTGAAATGGGAGAGTGTTGCAACGTTTCCTTCCCCTGCTTCCAAAAGCTTTGCCTTTAGGGTAGTAAGTGGTCAGACATTGGAATTAGTCATTGCTCAGTTTTGGTCAAGCGGCATAGGAAGTCATGATACTGCCAGTGTGGATTTTGAG GTTGCGTTTCATGGGATAAAAGTCAACCAAGAAGTCATACTTGATGGTAGTGAGGCGCCAGTCAGACTTGATGCTGAAACACTACTGGGGTCTGAGGAACTTGTGCCTGTGGCTATTCTAAACAAG ATTAAGGTCCCATATCGACCAATAGATTCTAAGATTAGTGCACTTTCAACAGATCGTGACAAGCTGCCCTCTGGAAAGCAGATACTAGCACTGACTTTGAC GTACAAGATTAAATTGGAAGATGGAGCAAAAGTGAAACCTCAAATACCATTACTAAATAACCGGATATATGACACTAAATTTGAGTCTCAGTTCTTTATGATTTCTGACTCAAATAAG CGCGTATATTCATGTGGAGATGTCTATCCAAGCTCTTCTAATCTTCCCAAAGGAGAATATAATTTACAGCTATACTTGAG GCATGACAATGTGCAGATTTTGGAAAAGATGAGGCATTTGGTGTTATTCATTGAGCGGAATTTGGAAGAGAAG GATGTTATTCGGTTAAGCTTTTTCTCTCAACCTGATGGCCCACTGATGGGAAATGGTTCCTTCAAGTCCTCAATGTTATTTCCAGG AATTAAAGAAGGACTATATCTTGGTCCACCACCAAAAGAAAAGCTTCCCAAG AATTCTCCACTAGGATCTGTTTTGGTAGGGGCAATTTCATATGGGAAACTATCACTTGCTGATCAAGGGGAGAGTAAAAATCCAGAAAAGCACCCTGCAGCGTGTTCGATTACTTATATAGTTCCCCCAAATAAG GTCGATGAGGACAAGGGAAAAGGTTCTTCCTTATCTTCCAAGAAGGCTGTGTCTGACCGTATAAAAGAAGAG GTAAGGGATGCAAAAATAAAAGTTCTGGGAAGCCTAAAACAAGAAACTGATGAAGAGCGTGTGGAGTGGAAAGAGCTATCTGCCTTGCTTAAA TCAGAATATCCAAAGCACACTCCATTGCTTGCAAAGATTTTGGAAGGTTTAGTTTCTAGGAGTAATATCAAAGACAAAATTCAACACGATGAAGAG GTGATCGATGCAGCCAATGATGTGATTGACAGTATTGACTGCGAAGAGTTAGCCAAATTCTTTGCACTAAAAAATGATCCAGAAGATGAGGAAGCAGAG AATATCAAGAAAAAGTTTGAGTCAGCTCGAGACCAGTTAGCAGAGGCACTTTACCAGAAGGGGCTTGCGCTGGCAGAGATCGAGTCTTTAAAG TTGGCAGACTTGACTTGGTGTATATTGTCAAAGGACGTAGATAAGTTCTTGGCTTTGGAGGCGGGGACAGGAGGTGCAAGAAAAGATGTGGACAATGAGCAATCTACAGATGATGGCAGCCATCCAGATTCGTTCGAAGAGAATTTTCAAGAACTGAGGAAATGGGTTGATGTAAAGTCACCTAAATATGGAATCCTCTTAGTAACACGCGAGAGGCGTTCTCAAAGGCTTGGGACAGCGTTAAAG GTACTGTGTGACATAATTCAAGATGATGCAGAGCCTGCCAAGAAGAAATTCTATGAACTAAAGCTCTCTTTGCTTGATGAGATTGGATGGACACATTTAGCAACTTATGAGAGACAATGGATGCTTGTGCGTTTCCCTCCAAGCTTGCCCCTTTTCTAG
- the LOC130738252 gene encoding tripeptidyl-peptidase 2-like isoform X2, with product MPCSSFSTGGDNGGDNSGKKSDGSSLRNFKLNESTFLASLMPKKEIAADRFIDAHPTYDGRGALIAIFDSGVDPAADGLQITSDGKPKILDVIDCTGSGDVDTSKVVKADADGCISGASGASLVINTSWKNPSGEWHVGYKLVYELFTETLTSRLKKERKKKWDEKNQEDIARAVKQLNDFDKQHIKVDDAKLKRVREDLQNRLDLLRRLSESYDDKGPAIDAVVWHDGEVWRVALDTQSLEDDPDCGKLANFVPLTNYRIERKHGVFSKLDACTFVVNVYNDGNVLSVVTDCSPHATHVAGIASAFHPKEPSLNGVAPGAQLISCKIGDSRLGSMETGTGLTRALIAAVEHKCDLINMSYGEATLLPDYGRFIDLVNEAVNKHRLIFVSSAGNSGPGLSTVGAPGGTASSIIGVGAYVSPAMAAGAHCVVEPPSEGLEYTWSSRGPTADGDLGVCISAPGGAVAPVPTWTLQRRMLMNGTSMASPSACGGIALLISAMKAEGIAVSPYSVRKALENTSVPIGDLPEDKLSTGQGLMQVDKAFEYIQKCQNIPCVWYQININQSGKTNPSSRGIYLREPSACRQSTEWTVQVSPKFHEDASNFEELIPFEECIELQSTGETIVKVPDYLLLTHNGRTFNVVVDPSNLCDGLHYYEVYGIDCKAPWRGPLFRIPITITKAKAVTNQPPQVSFSNMLFQPGHIERRYIEVPHGASWAEATMKTSGFDTARRFYLDAVQMCPLQRPLKWESVATFPSPASKSFAFRVVSGQTLELVIAQFWSSGIGSHDTASVDFEVAFHGIKVNQEVILDGSEAPVRLDAETLLGSEELVPVAILNKIKVPYRPIDSKISALSTDRDKLPSGKQILALTLTYKIKLEDGAKVKPQIPLLNNRIYDTKFESQFFMISDSNKRVYSCGDVYPSSSNLPKGEYNLQLYLRHDNVQILEKMRHLVLFIERNLEEKDVIRLSFFSQPDGPLMGNGSFKSSMLFPGIKEGLYLGPPPKEKLPKNSPLGSVLVGAISYGKLSLADQGESKNPEKHPAACSITYIVPPNKVDEDKGKGSSLSSKKAVSDRIKEEVRDAKIKVLGSLKQETDEERVEWKELSALLKSEYPKHTPLLAKILEGLVSRSNIKDKIQHDEEVIDAANDVIDSIDCEELAKFFALKNDPEDEEAENIKKKFESARDQLAEALYQKGLALAEIESLKDVDKFLALEAGTGGARKDVDNEQSTDDGSHPDSFEENFQELRKWVDVKSPKYGILLVTRERRSQRLGTALKVLCDIIQDDAEPAKKKFYELKLSLLDEIGWTHLATYERQWMLVRFPPSLPLF from the exons atgccttgctcttcCTTCAGTACTGGCGGCGATAACGGCGGCGATAACAGCGGCAAGAAAAGCGATGGTTCTTCTCTCCGTAATTTCAAGCTGAACGAGTCAACCTTCTTGGCTTCACTCATGCCGAAGAAAGAAATCGCCGCAGATCGATTCATCGACGCTCACCCTACCTACGATGGCCGCGGTGCTCTCATCGCTATCTTCG ATTCTGGTGTAGACCCGGCTGCGGATGGATTACAGATTACCTCGGACGGGAAACCGAAAATTCTTGATGTCATTGATTG caCCGGGAGCGGAGATGTTGATACCTCAAAGGTGGTGAAGGCTGATGCTGATGGTTGTATTAGTGGGGCATCTG GGGCATCTCTGGTTATCAATACTTCGTGGAAAAATCCTTCTGGTGAATGGCATGTGGGCTATAAATTGGTTTATGAGCTCTTTACAGAAACATTGACTTCTCGTTTGAAG aaagaaagaaagaaaaagtgggatGAGAAAAACCAGGAGGATATTGCAAGGGCTGTTAAACAGCTTAATGATTTTGATAAG CAACACATCAAGGTGGATGATGCGAAACTTAAAAGGGTTCGTGAAGATCTCCAGAATAGGCTTGATCTTCTGAGAAGGCTTTCTGAG AGCTATGATGATAAAGGGCCAGCTATAGATGCTGTTGTCTGGCATGACGGAGAGGTCTGGAGAGTTGCTCTTGACACACAAAGTCTTGAGGATGATCCTGATTGTGGGAAGCTTGCCAATTTTGTGCCTTTAACTAATTATAG GATTGAGAGGAAGCATGGCGTCTTCAGCAAATTAGATGCTTGTACATTTGTTGTTAATGTGTATAATGATGGAAATGTCTTAAGTGTTGTAACAGACTGTTCTCCCCATGCCACCCATGTTGCCGGTATAGCTAGTGCTTTCCACCCGAAG GAGCCCTCACTGAATGGAGTTGCACCTGGCGCACAATTAATATCTTGCAAAATTGGCGATTCTCGCTTAGGTTCAATGGAAACTGGAACTGGTTTGACTCGGGCACTGATAGCTGCTGTGGAG CATAAATGCGATCTTATCAACATGAGTTATGGTGAAGCAACATTACTGCCAGACTATGGACGCTTCATTGACCTAGTGAATGAA GCGGTGAACAAGCACCGTCTGATATTTGTGAGCAGTGCTGGTAATAGTGGGCCAGGATTGAGCACTGTCGGTGCACCCGGCGGTACAGCTTCGAGTATTATAGGAGTTGGTGCATATGTTTCTCCTGCTATGGCTGCTGGTGCTCATTGTGTTGTTGAACCTCCATCTGAGGGGCTTGAATACACATG GTCGAGCCGAGGACCAACAGCTGATGGAGACCTTGGTGTTTGTATAAGTGCTCCTGGTGGTGCTGTTGCTCCTGTTCCTACATGGACTCTTCAACGACGTATGCTGATGAATGGGACATCTATGGCATCACCTTCAGCCTGTGGAGGAATAGCATTGCTCATAAGTGCAATGAAG GCTGAAGGAATTGCTGTGAGTCCATATAGTGTGAGGAAGGCTCTTGAGAATACGTCAGTTCCCATAGGTGATTTACCTGAGGATAAGCTATCCACTGGACAAGGGCTTATGCAAGTTGACAA GGCTTTCGAATATATACAGAAGTGTCAAAATATTCCATGTGTTTGGTATCAAATAAACATCAATCAATCGGGAAAAACAA ATCCTTCATCAAGGGGCATCTACCTTAGAGAGCCTAGTGCTTGTCGACAATCGACTGAG TGGACAGTGCAAGTTAGTCCCAAATTTCATGAAGATGCCAGCAACTTTGAGGAATTGATTCCATTTGAGGAGTGCATTGAGTTACAATCTACTGGAGAGACCATTGTGAAGGTCCCTGACTATCTATTGCTTACTCATAATGGTCGCACCTTCAA TGTAGTTGTAGATCCTTCCAATCTATGTGATGGTCTTCATTATTATGAGGTCTATGGTATTGACTGCAAAGCTCCATGGCGTGGTCCTCTTTTCAGAATTCCAATTACCATAACAAAGGCCAAGGCTGTAACTAACCAGCCTCCACAAGTTTCATTTTCAAATATGTTATTTCAACCAG GCCATATAGAAAGGAGATACATAGAAGTGCCACATGGTGCGTCTTGGGCTGAAGCAACAATGAAAACATCAGGATTTGACACAGCTCGAAGATTTTATTTGGACGCTGTTCAG ATGTGCCCATTGCAAAGACCTTTGAAATGGGAGAGTGTTGCAACGTTTCCTTCCCCTGCTTCCAAAAGCTTTGCCTTTAGGGTAGTAAGTGGTCAGACATTGGAATTAGTCATTGCTCAGTTTTGGTCAAGCGGCATAGGAAGTCATGATACTGCCAGTGTGGATTTTGAG GTTGCGTTTCATGGGATAAAAGTCAACCAAGAAGTCATACTTGATGGTAGTGAGGCGCCAGTCAGACTTGATGCTGAAACACTACTGGGGTCTGAGGAACTTGTGCCTGTGGCTATTCTAAACAAG ATTAAGGTCCCATATCGACCAATAGATTCTAAGATTAGTGCACTTTCAACAGATCGTGACAAGCTGCCCTCTGGAAAGCAGATACTAGCACTGACTTTGAC GTACAAGATTAAATTGGAAGATGGAGCAAAAGTGAAACCTCAAATACCATTACTAAATAACCGGATATATGACACTAAATTTGAGTCTCAGTTCTTTATGATTTCTGACTCAAATAAG CGCGTATATTCATGTGGAGATGTCTATCCAAGCTCTTCTAATCTTCCCAAAGGAGAATATAATTTACAGCTATACTTGAG GCATGACAATGTGCAGATTTTGGAAAAGATGAGGCATTTGGTGTTATTCATTGAGCGGAATTTGGAAGAGAAG GATGTTATTCGGTTAAGCTTTTTCTCTCAACCTGATGGCCCACTGATGGGAAATGGTTCCTTCAAGTCCTCAATGTTATTTCCAGG AATTAAAGAAGGACTATATCTTGGTCCACCACCAAAAGAAAAGCTTCCCAAG AATTCTCCACTAGGATCTGTTTTGGTAGGGGCAATTTCATATGGGAAACTATCACTTGCTGATCAAGGGGAGAGTAAAAATCCAGAAAAGCACCCTGCAGCGTGTTCGATTACTTATATAGTTCCCCCAAATAAG GTCGATGAGGACAAGGGAAAAGGTTCTTCCTTATCTTCCAAGAAGGCTGTGTCTGACCGTATAAAAGAAGAG GTAAGGGATGCAAAAATAAAAGTTCTGGGAAGCCTAAAACAAGAAACTGATGAAGAGCGTGTGGAGTGGAAAGAGCTATCTGCCTTGCTTAAA TCAGAATATCCAAAGCACACTCCATTGCTTGCAAAGATTTTGGAAGGTTTAGTTTCTAGGAGTAATATCAAAGACAAAATTCAACACGATGAAGAG GTGATCGATGCAGCCAATGATGTGATTGACAGTATTGACTGCGAAGAGTTAGCCAAATTCTTTGCACTAAAAAATGATCCAGAAGATGAGGAAGCAGAG AATATCAAGAAAAAGTTTGAGTCAGCTCGAGACCAGTTAGCAGAGGCACTTTACCAGAAGGGGCTTGCGCTGGCAGAGATCGAGTCTTTAAAG GACGTAGATAAGTTCTTGGCTTTGGAGGCGGGGACAGGAGGTGCAAGAAAAGATGTGGACAATGAGCAATCTACAGATGATGGCAGCCATCCAGATTCGTTCGAAGAGAATTTTCAAGAACTGAGGAAATGGGTTGATGTAAAGTCACCTAAATATGGAATCCTCTTAGTAACACGCGAGAGGCGTTCTCAAAGGCTTGGGACAGCGTTAAAG GTACTGTGTGACATAATTCAAGATGATGCAGAGCCTGCCAAGAAGAAATTCTATGAACTAAAGCTCTCTTTGCTTGATGAGATTGGATGGACACATTTAGCAACTTATGAGAGACAATGGATGCTTGTGCGTTTCCCTCCAAGCTTGCCCCTTTTCTAG